From Trichoderma atroviride chromosome 1, complete sequence, one genomic window encodes:
- a CDS encoding uncharacterized protein (BUSCO:EOG092D3WBP), with the protein MSIDQLADQVEQAMSLAQQDPSDATAPSLPPALAIAKNKSVDEILADLNKSPLFMTEMEDNDDIAALQALAYEGTPLENATDFKERGNECFKAKGYRDAEQFYGKGISILFVEQRKRAKGEVTKNPETGEPDSEEEIQQQKETLEAMYVNRAACHLEMQNYRSCWTDCAAAIRLNPRNVKAYYRSGKALLAVDRIEEADDVCARGLAIEPENKALRAVADGIIKRAKTLDELRRKAAEREAKKQRRNLLLKTALAARGIKTRKTEQPPEMEDAKIALVPNEDDPSSELAFPTVLLYPLHLESDFIKAFQETHTLEDHLGYILPLPWDKEGAYTLAGVTCYVETKEGGLIKMGKKVPLLKVLAGGKVEVVDEVVRIFVVPSAKADGWVKEFKEKRAAEKGERR; encoded by the coding sequence ATGAGTATAGACCAGCTCGCAGACCAGGTCGAGCAGGCCATGAGCCTCGCCCAGCAGGATCCATCCGATGCCACAGCTCCAAGCCTGCCGCCGGCgctggccattgccaagaaCAAGTCGGTGGATGAGATCCTCGCCGATCTGAACAAGTCGCCGCTGTTCatgacggagatggaggaCAACGACGACATTGCCGCGCTGCAGGCCTTGGCGTATGAGGGCACGCCGCTGGAGAATGCGACGGACTTCAAGGAGCGCGGAAACGAGTGCTTCAAGGCAAAGGGGTATAGAGACGCGGAGCAGTTTTACGGAAAGGGCATCTCGATTTTGTTCGTCGAGCAGCGGAAACGGGCAAAGGGGGAGGTCACCAAGAACCCCGAGACGGGGGAGCCGGATTCTGAGGAGGAGAttcagcagcagaaggagaCGCTCGAGGCCATGTATGTCAACCGCGCGGCGTGCCATTTGGAGATGCAGAATTatcgcagctgctggacggACTGTGCGGCGGCCATACGGCTGAACCCGCGCAACGTGAAGGCGTATTATCGCAGTGgaaaggcgctgctggcggtggatCGCATAGAGGAGGCAGACGACGTGTGTGCACGGGGTCTGGCGATTGAGCCGGAGAATAAGGCCCTGAGGGCTGTCGCTGACGGCATCATCAAGCGCGCAAAGACGCTGGATGAGCTGAGGCGCAAGGCGGCAGAGAgggaggccaagaagcagcgtAGGAACCTGCTCCTCAAGACGGCGCTTGCGGCGAGAGGCATCAAGACGCGCAAGACGGAGCAGCCGCccgagatggaagatgcaAAGATTGCGCTCGTGCCCAACGAGGACGATCCTTCGTCCGAGCTGGCGTTTCCGACGGTTCTGCTCTACCCGCTGCATTTGGAGTCTGATTTCATCAAGGCCTTTCAGGAGACACACACGCTGGAGGACCATCTGGGATACATCCTCCCCTTGCCTTGGGATAAGGAGGGAGCGTACACACTGGCCGGAGTGACGTGCTACGTGGAAACGAAGGAGGGTGGGCTGATCAAGATGGGCAAGAAGGTGCCTCTGCTGAAGGTGTTGGCTGGAGGAAAAGTGGAAGTTGTGGATGAAGTGGTGAGGATATTTGTGGTGCCGAGTGCAAAGGCGGATGGATGGGTCAAGGAGTTtaaggagaagagggcggcGGAGAAGGGGGAGAGGAGGTGA